The Glandiceps talaboti chromosome 19, keGlaTala1.1, whole genome shotgun sequence genome contains a region encoding:
- the LOC144450063 gene encoding uncharacterized protein LOC144450063: MPQDSTAVGITSSVSMQKKSDVGDVGDESVSKDGDEGELSSNLAGFTPFKPLHQEMKMRKTNSKGDGQKNDGDDDDEDDDDDDDDDDDDDDDDDDDDDDDDDDDDDDDDDDDDDDDDDDDDDDDDEDDDDDDDDDDDDDKKADIEDKDGGDIHNVNSDDDDDGDDDDDDDDDKKMNIENKDGGDVHIDGGDGDDDDDKKTNLENKDDGDSDSHVHSNDVSNKGDDFADNEDYDDDDDDSDWHDDNYKDNLQTKYKTSFDKEARHKMSVKLISTQEKSKLNEYYCSVCKRQFKTKKTLSDHMKKHHGNQKRDCKDETIEKDNKSFECDKCGDTFTRKYLAEKHRNTCTTEKKVYPCDLCGKVFTDKLLYAKHMYYATCEKDRKAKTLSQGASAKPRDEFTCLFCGETFLRKSDFVRHKKIEHSEIATLKQQSGMRSKTIMKSKLVEKILGKSHQSKRTEERRQKKEAPDCNYSCAVCNKTFSAKSSYSRHKKTHEHGKVYECKECGLKFTKKIAYEAHLKEHVTLECIQCQKHFSNRKSLAKHMLLHSKDERFKCPICGRQCQGQWYLTCHLRSHTGETPFQCDKCGKTFRAKAYLTQHQRVHTGETPFQCEECGRQFRYKGDLNRHKILHTGARPYQCEFCGKCFKQTGQLGIHVRTHTGELPHACDYCERKFKTRSELKSHSRGHHGLYVN, from the coding sequence ATGCCTCAGGATAGTACAGCTGTTGGTATCACTAGTAGTGTATCTATGCAAAAGAAGAGTGATGTTGGAGATGTTGGAGATGAGAGTGTCAGCAAAGATGGTGATGAGGGAGAACTTAGTAGTAATCTTGCTGGTTTTACTCCGTTTAAACCTTTACATCAGGAAATGAAGATGCGGAAAACTAATAGTAAAGGAGATGGCCAAAAGAATGATGGcgatgacgatgatgaagatgatgatgacgacgacgatgacgacgatgatgatgatgatgacgacgatgatgacgatgatgacgatgatgatgatgacgacgatgatgatgatgatgatgatgacgatgatgatgatgatgatgatgatgatgatgatgacgaagatgatgatgatgatgatgatgatgatgatgatgatgataagaaAGCTGATATTGAAGACAAAGATGGTGGAGACATTCATAATGTCAACagcgatgacgatgatgatggggatgatgatgatgatgatgatgatgataagaaaatgaatattgaaaacaaagatgGTGGAGATGTTCATAtagatggtggtgatggtgatgatgatgatgataagaaAACAAATCTTGAGAACAAAGATGATGGAGATAGTGATTCCCATGTCCATTCAAATGATGTTAGTAACAAAGGTGATGACTTTGCTGATAATgaggattatgatgatgatgatgatgattcagATTGGCATGATGATAATTACAAAGACAATTTGCAGACGAAATACAAGACGAGTTTTGATAAAGAGGCTAGACACAAAATGTCAGTCAAACTTATATCAACGCAAGAGAAATCTAAACTCAATGAGTATTATTGCTCTGTATGTAAAAGACAgtttaaaacaaagaaaacactaAGTGACCACATGAAGAAACACCATGGAAATCAAAAGAGAGACTGCAAAGATGAAACCAttgaaaaagacaataaatcATTTGAATGTGATAAGTGTGGAGATACTTTTAcaagaaaatatcttgctgaGAAACACAGGAATACTTGTACCACAGAGAAGAAAGTATACCCCTGTGATTTGTGTGGAAAAGTTTTCACTGATAAGTTGTTATATGCCAAACATATGTATTATGCCACTTGTGAGAAGGATAGGAAAGCAAAGACCCTGAGTCAAGGAGCAAGTGCTAAACCGAGAGATgagtttacttgtttgttttgcGGTGAGACATTCTTGAGAAAGTCTGACTTTGTTAGACATAAGAAAATTGAACACAGTGAAATAGCTACATTAAAACAACAGAGTGGAATGCGAAGCAAAACGATTATGAAATCTAAACTTGTTGAGAAAATACTAGGCAAGAGTCATCAGAGCAAAAGAACTGAAGAAAGACGACAGAAAAAGGAAGCACCAGATTGTAATTATTCATGCGCTGTGTGTAATAAAACTTTCAGTGCTAAATCCAGTTACAGCCGGCATAAAAAGACTCATGAACATGGAAAAGTGTATGAATGCAAGGAATGTGGTTTGAAATTTACCAAGAAAATTGCTTATGAAGCACATCTCAAGGAACATGTCACACTtgaatgtatacagtgtcagaAACATTTTAGCAACAGAAAAAGTTTGGCTAAACATATGCTGCTTCATTCAAAGGACGAACGCTTCAAGTGTCCTATTTGCGGGCGTCAATGTCAGGGACAGTGGTATCTGACATGCCATCTACGATCACATACAGGTGAAACTCCATTCCAGTGCGATAAGTGCGGTAAGACATTTCGTGCAAAAGCGTATTTAACACAACATCAGCGAGTGCATACCGGAGAGACACCTTTCCAGTGCGAAGAATGCGGGCGTCAGTTTCGCTATAAAGGAGACTTAAACCGACATAAAATACTTCATACTGGTGCAAGACCGTACCAGTGTGAATTCTGTGGGAAGTGCTTCAAGCAAACAGGTCAACTTGGTATTCATGTACGTACTCATACTGGTGAGCTACCACATGCATGTGATTACTGCGAAAGAAAATTCAAGACACGATCCGAGTTAAAGAGTCACTCGCGAGGACACCACGGTTTATATGTGaactaa